From the genome of Brassica oleracea var. oleracea cultivar TO1000 chromosome C4, BOL, whole genome shotgun sequence:
TCGGACGACTTAATTAAGTCGTCTGGAAAGTCTTCCATCTGGACGACTTATTAGACGACTTATAATAAGGCGTCTGGAAAGTCTTCCCAGCTGGACGACTTATCGGACGACTTAATTAAGTCGTCTGGAAAGTCTTCCATCTGGACGACTTATTAGACGACTTATAATAAGGCGTCTGGAAAGTCTTCCCAGCTGGACGACTTATCGGACGACTTAATTAAGTCGTCTGGAAAGTCTTCCATCTGGACGACTTATTAGACGACTTATAATAAGGCGTCTGGAAAGTCTTCCCAGCTGGACGACTTATCGGACGACTTAATTAAGTCGTCTGGAAAGTCTTCCATCTGGACGACTTATTAGACGACTTATAATAAGGCGTCTGGAAAGTCTTCCCAGCTGGACGACTTATCGGACGACTTAATTAAGTCGTCTGGAAAGTCTTCCATCTGGACGACTTATTAGACGACTTATAATAAGGCGTCTGGAAAGTCTTCCCAGCTGGACGACTTATCGGACGACTTAATTAAGTCGTCTGGAAAGTCTTCCATCTGGACGACTTATTAGACGACTTATAATAAGGCGTCTGGAAAGTCTTCCCAGCTGGACGACTTATCGGACGACTTAATTAAGTCGTCTGGAAAGTCTTCCATCTGGACGACTTATTAGACGACTTATAATAAGGCGTCTGGAAAGTCTTCCCAGCTGGACGACTTATCGGACGACTTAATTAAGATTTCACAAGTTCAGAATCAGTCTAGGATCATCACTCTCTATTTACATATACAATGTTCCCTGGTGATGCCCGTTAGTATTTTTCAAGAGAAGATATAATAACTCACCATCAAGAGAAGATGGTATCGACTGAAGGAAGAAACTGGACTAAGCAAGTTACACTGCTCATTTTTTGGAACCGAAATTCGTACTGTCGATTTCCGTTTAAATTAGGAAAGATAAGAAACCCTAAATTTTCCAGAGGTCCCGGATATCTGCTAAACCACACGCCAAACAATCAAAACACGAAAAACAGACTAAGTATGAAATTGATTAAAAGAAAAGAGAGAAAAGAAGGGTTTTTATTCTGAATCTGTGTTGAGCGTTACAACAAGGTAAGAGACTTGGCCGCAAGAGCTGTCGGTGAGATTCCTAGTTCTAGAACCTAAGAGCAACCCCATTGCTAGTCCTTATTATGAAGTCCTAAGGCTTTTTCATTAATATTGTTCCCTTAAGATACAAAGGCAAGAAACATAGGTAAAAGAGGAGTTTATTGGTAGGACTTAAAGTTGTTTCTTAGTAATATTTTTATTTAATAATTGATTAGTTTTAAATAAATATTAAACAGTATATCGAATTATAAAAAACTTAAACAGTACAAACTTGCAAAACAAAAAAAATATTACAAAATCCGAAAAAAAAACATACATTTTATTGAATTTTTAAAAACTTAATTTTGAAAATGTCCAAATTTTTCCCATATATGTTCAAACATACATTTTATACTCCTCGAAACCCTTCCCTTTACCATTGTTTCTGATTGCTTTTGCAGTCTTGATACCTTTGGGCCGCATCTCTTGGTCACCAACACTGGTGCTCGAAGCTTGTGAAAACGACTCAGTTGTTTTTCTCTTACCAGAAGCGGTAGTCTTAGGACTGTTGAGGCTTAACCACTTTTGTTCATGCCTCAAGATACACCAAGCATGCTCTAAGGTAAACTTTGATTTCTGGTCCGAGTAGTAGATGTCATGAGCCACCTTTAGAACGTCGTTGTCATTCTGGCCGCTGGTGATTTGTCTCTCTGCAACAGCGTATGCTCCACAGAACTTGTTCGTCTGGTCATTGATCTTTGACCACCTCTGCTTACAATTGTTATGAGAGCTCCCACCGCGACCCTCTAACGCATGAGGACTTGCTGCGTAGTAAGCTTCTACTCGTTTCCAGAAGGTGCCAAACTTCTGGTCATTTCCAACAACGGCGTCTTTAGACGTGTTCAGCCAGGCGCTTATTAGAACCTCATCATCCGCAGGGGTCCAATTCTTTCTCTCCCGACGCCCCGCAGGTGTGTCTTCACTCAAAGCTGGAGCCTGAGATTGTTGGGAGCTGAAAGGAGGGATATCGGGTTCTCCAAAGTTTACACTAGAGGGAGTACATTCATATCGAAAGTTTTGATGGGGAATGTCAGGATTCCTTGGATCCATGGCACAAGGTTAAGCAAAGAGTAGAGAAAGAAGAGTATGAAGTTAAGCGAAGAGGAAAGGAAGAAGAGGATGAGATTTTATGGTTGAAACGGTAACAAGTAATAAGTGAGAATCACCTAACAATTATCTACCAAAGTCTAATCATGAGTTATTACCCATCTAACACCTACAAAGCTAAAACAATCGGTTACATTTTCATTTAATTAAAAGTTTCTTTTGGTTATACTTTCAGACATCACAATGCATCACGCAAATCAGAACAGCCATTCTCGTCATCGTTGTAAACAAAAACAGTATCTGGTTGCATTCTAGTTTTAATTTAGCATTAACAACTACACTGACATGAAATGACAACTAACCACAACTTACAATCGTCATAAAACATTAACATTTACATTTAACCACTACTCTAATCTGGAAAAGAAGCTAGAGAGGTTCATCGGCCATAAAACATTAACATTTAACAACAAATGATACAAACAGCAAATGAAACAATCCGCAAATGAAACAAGCATCGCATCTGTAAACCGTAAACATTTCATCACAACAAACACAAGAAGTGGGATAACACATCAAAGATAACAAGTTTAATAGTACTACTACATCACACCAATTCAACGAAACATCAACAAGAATCACATGCGGAGGAGATAAATTGACATACCTTTTTGATTGAGATCGGCGGAGAAGTTTGGGTCGGAGAATAGATCGGTCCGAAAGAGTGGTGAGACGAGAGCGACGAAAGAGTGGTGAGAAGAGCGCGACGAGAGAGTGGTGAGACGAGCACGACGAGAGATCGGAGAGTATCGATCGCCTTTGGTATCGCCGTTCAGATAGACATGCAGGAGAGAGGAGAGAGTTGTGAGATGAATGGGTTCAGTTGATGCCCTGATTTCTGCACTCCAATTAAACGCTGCCACCTGTGCCCAAGGACCAGCCCACAAAATCTCTTAACAAAGGACTTTCGATCCATATATCTTAGCTATTTCATCATTTTTCATTTTCTTTTAAGCCCAAATAGATGTAGGACTTGTTTTCAAGACCCCAATAAGGATGCCCTAAGACTGCGAAAACCTAATTGAGTCGCAGCTTGATAAATTAGCTATTTCATCATTTTTTATTTTATTTTAAGCCCAAATAGATGTAGGACTTGTTTTCAAGACCCCAATAAGGATGCCCTAAGACTGCGAAAACCTAATTGAGTCGCAGCTTGATAACAAAAAATGAAAAATTGCCTAAATGCTAGCTAAGCTTTTGCTCTGAGTAGAAAAATTGTGTCATTCTGCGTCTTCTACCTCTACATCCTTATATACTCCTCTAGAGACGGTTTGCTTTTTCTCTTTCTGCCCTCGGTCGAGTTTATCGCTTCGTGGAAATATTCTATTTTTCTTCGATCTTCGTGTTTATCTTCGGAAACTTCACATTTATCCTCCAAACTTGACATTTATCTTCTCCTGTGTAGCCAGAGATAAACCGTCATAACGATTGGGCTTGATTTCGTATAAAATCGTTAGTGGGCTCTCTGCCGCGTTCTGGGCCCTTTCGGGCCGTTTTCCGACTTAGGCGTTATTACGATTTTATAAAAAGAGCGCTTTCGAAATGACGTCGATTTCGAAGAACATTCGAATTCCTCGTATAGCGTAGGCGATTCGAGGTGTTCAGCTAACCGTTGCCGTTTTATACGATCAATCTAAATGTTATTCGAGAAAACGAGTTCTTCCAGTTTTTAATCGTAAAGTTCTAACGATGATTCCGATCGAGATGGAACAAGAGCATGTTCGATTGAATCCTGAAGGGGATAGCTACGAGGACGGGACAAAGGCAGGCTGATCGATCCAACTCGCCGAACGGGTGAATTGGACAGCATGTTCGGTCCAACTCTCCCGTTCGGCGAGTTAGACCGGTCCGACTCGCCGGACGGGCGAGTTGGACGATGAGTGTTTCGCTGTCCGGGATCCGTTGTCCGAGGTTTTATGTAACCTTTTTGAAAGACTTATCGTGTGAATCCTTTTCGGAATTGTTACGAAGCTTGATTTAGGTTTCTCCATTCTCTATTCTTTCAAATTTTATTTTCTTTTTCTAAAAGAGGACGTTTCTTCGGAAGTTTCTTCGGAAGTTTCCGAAGTTTGATTTCGTCGTGACCGATTTTGACCCCAACAGTTAGCCCCAACAGCTCGTTAGAACCATGGTGTTCTTGCGAGCGGTTTAGGCGTATCGAGTATGTTAGGCGGAATCCAATGTTTGAAAATCCGAAAGTAAATAGTGAATTTTCTTGTCTATAAGTACGTGGAGTAAGTTTTCAAATTCTTTACTTGCTTACTTCCACAAATTCTCTCTCAATATAGAGAAATATCTTTTCCTCTCTTTTCTCCCTTTGAGAAAAAAAAAATTCTCTTTCGATAATGTCATCAAGGAGCAAGACTTCCAATAAATCTCATTGTGATCATTTCGCTTCCGACGGCTCTAGCTCGCAACACGAAAATGTTGTGCCAAAGGTGGAGTTCACGGAACACCCGATAGATCCCGAGGAGGTCAAGAAATATTGGGCGGCCATGGGCCATGTGGAGTTCCCGACACCCGGGATATGCCACCCCCGCCCCGTGGATAATTGTCCGAGCAGGAGCTGTCCGAATGGGCTTGACGCCCTTCGGAGTTTTGCGGAGTTCTGGAGTCAGTAGAGTTACGTCTCCCAGTAGCTGGGGAAGCCGCTGAGCCCCCCCCCCCCCCCCCCCCTTCACGTGTTTTGAAGCCTACCAAATGCAATGCCACTTATGGTTTCCTCTCCCGGAAGCCGTTGTGTAGCTCTTTTGTCTCTTCGGACTAGCGATCGGTCAAGTCAGCCCGCGCGGTTTGCAGCACGTTGTCGGGATTCTGGTGCTGAGTTACGAACGTGGATTGCCCCTCGATGTCGATCATCTTGAAGGCATGTTGATGCCCGTGGGAAGTTCGGCCATAGTACAACTGAGTCCTCGAAACAACATGGCGATTATAGCAGGGTTCGTGTCGAACTATCATGATTGGAAGAATTTTTTCTTCTACGTCCGAATCAACAATGCATCTGTGGAGGAGAGCTGCATTCCTATCCTTAGGACCACATGGGGTCGGAAAGGTATTTTCGATTGGTTACACGCTAGTTTTGGTTTCGACGATATTCGATTTAACGCATTTGTTTCTTGATTTGCAGTGACTAATCCTTTTCCCCCAACTCCGAATGGCTTGTGCACCTTTAGAGATTTACTCCGTGGCGGTGAATTTTATTGGGCTTCGTTCACTCCAAAACGGGTTCATCATGCTGTCGTTCTCCACCGCTCTCGGTTCCAGTAGGACTTGCCGGTCGAAGAAGGAAAGGAATCGAGCATGGAGGGGTTCGTTACGTGCGAGGCTCCAGCCGGGAGGAGGAAGTCGAGGACCCGCAAGGACAAACACATTGTCGTCGATGATGATGCGGCCGATGGAGAATGCTTTCACGAAGACATCATTGGAGATTATCTCAATAGGGGCGAGCCGATTGATCCTGATGATTTGCTTGGTTTTGACATTCCTGTGGCCGAAAATGGATCCAGCCAGGGGCCGGAGTTTACCAAGGCATCGAGGATGGTCAACGGGGTAAGCATACAGGTGAGGAAAGAAAGAGATGATCAAGGTTATGAAGAACCATTGCGCCCAATTCTCGTGCGAGTTTAGGGAGTTTAAGGAGAGTTACCAAGCTCTCGGGGATTATCGCGAGTTTCGCGGTACCATGAGCGGATTGTATCTCATGCAGATTCCCGATTACTCGTTTGCTACCAAGGATGCGAAGCAAACCCGGCGCATGAAGGACAGAGATAGAGATTTCGCGCTTCCCCAGATCGAGGAGAGGATTTGGAAGCAATGGGAGCCGATTCCCGTTTCTCCCAATACGGTGGAAGCTGAGACGGGGGGCCCCTGACGAGACGGGTGAAGTGAACCAGCCGACAGTCCCCCTCAATGTCGATGACTATTCGATGGGGGGATCCATGGCCGGATACTATGAGTTTGATGGTTGATTGTGAAGCCATTTGTTGCTTATTGGGAGAGTGTCCCCTTGTAATATATTTCGGTAGTCTGTTTATTTCCAGCGAGGTGTGGCCGTAATTTATGTATTGGGACTGGCCGTATGTGGTTTCGAATCCCCGCCGTTTATTGGCTTTTTATGCACCATGCTTTATAAAAGGGTTTCAAGAATGTTCGGATTTCCGTTAAGTGTAGGGAGAAGGATTCGAGTTGTCATCTCGTTCCTTGTCCTTTGTTGTGGATCGTCCTGTTCGTTGCTCGTCTGAGATGTTTGAGAAGTTCTCAAAGTTTTGAGAGTGCGTAGATGCGGACAAAAGGACATACTTTCAGGATCTCGTATCTTTTGGATATCATGTCTTGAGACGTTAGAGACCAGTGTGCTGGGTTTAGGGTAAGACCTAGGTCTAATTACGGCTTTATGGGGTGTGATGACTACTTTGACTTACGTTTCCCGTATCGTTTTCGACCTGATTCCATCCCGCTTTAAAGTCCGCGATATGTTCTCGGCTTATACGACTTGTATGGGAGCATCTCTTCGAGGAAATTTTTTAAGTCTCCCGAAAGTGCTGACCAAAATTTTGAATTTCATTTATAGCGCGTTATTTATCCTTGTCGGATGTAAGAGGATCTATCCTTAGGATGGATCTAAATGCGTTTCTTTGGGATGGCTAACGTGCTCGGCGGGGCCAATCGACGAGCGTTTGTAATTTATAATCGCGAATGGACTGAGAGCATGTTCCCGAAGATCTAGGCGACGTCTCGCTTATTTTTTTGAAAACATACTATTAGTGATATTTTGAGTATCCGAGACCGGGGTCTCGTGTTCTGGTTGAGAGTCGGACTCGACGGTACGACCAGGACATTTTTTGTGAGAGAGTTGTGGTCGGCGAAATTTGTTGATTCCGGTGCTGCCTTAGTCGATGTGACGAAGTTTCCTTGTCGATGGATAAGCTAGTGTGGAGTTAATCCGTTTCGAGGTAAGGCGATTTTTCGCGAGTTTCCATTTTTCGGGTTCGTATGATAATCATTTTGCTTGTATACGGATGTTTTCCTAAAATTTAACAAGACGTTTTCGCAAGATAAGAGAAACTTGAACGAAGTCTTTATCGCCGAAAAAGTTTCAAAAATATTGAGTACAAGGCAAATATTTTAGAATGTGGGAATATTCGAGTAATGGTATATGTACCCACTTCCCCGCCCCTCTTTTTAAGAGGGGGGGGGGATAGATGAACTCGACGAGCTGCCGTAAATATTTTAGAATGTGGCAATTACGAGTATTTGTATATGTACCCACCCACTCCCCCCCCTTTTTAAGNNNNNNNNNNNNNNNNNNNNNNNNNNNNNNNNNNNNNNNNNNNNNNNNNNNNNNNNNNNNNNNNNNNNNNNNNNNNNNNNNNNNNNNNNNNNNNNNNNNNNNNNNNNNNNNNNNNNNNNNNNNNNNNNNNNNNNNNNNNNNNNNNNNNNNNNNNNNNNNNNNNNNNNNNNNNNNNNNNNNNNNNNNNNNNNNNNNNNNNNNNNNNNNNNNNNNNNNNNNNNNNNNNNNNNNNNNNNNNNNNNNNNNNNNNNNNNNNNNNNNNNNNNNNNNNNNNNNNNNNNNNNNNNNNNNNNNNNNNNNNNNNNNNNNNNNNNNNNNNNNNNNNNNNNNNNNNNNNNNNNNNNNNNNNNNNNNNNNNNNNNNNNNNNNNNNNNNNNNNNNNNNNNNNNNNNNNNNNNNNNNNNNNNNNNNNNNNNNNNNNNNNNNNNNNNNNNNNNNNNNNNNNNNNNNNNNNNNNNNNNNNNNNNNNNNNNNNNNNNNNNNNNNNNNNNNNNNNNNNNNNNNNNNNNNNNNNNNNNNNNNNNNNNNNNNNNNNNNNNNNNNNNNNNNNNNNNNNNNNNNGGGGGGGGGGGGGTAGCTGTACTTTCCTTCGACGAGCTGTGTACGTACCTCTTTTGGGGATCAAGTCATCTCGTAGTTCTGTTCTTTGTGCCAGTGTGTTTACTCGGCTATCACGTTTGCGTCGATCGCCTTAGTTGCAGGATCGACATCTTCTACCGGGTTTTTCTTCTCCGGTTGGGTTGAAACGCTGGGCTCCGAAACAGGTTGTTTTCTGGCCGTTGCTTGAGTCGACGATTCTGGACCGTCTTTTTCTGGAGCGTTTTCAGTTAGTGCCTGAGTTAGCTTCGTCCGTTTGGGTTTCACCGTCGCGGTGGTAGTGATTTGCCTTAGCTTGTTTTCGGCTAGGAAGCAGGGTCTTGAATGCGTCTGGCATCCCCATATTGTGGCAATTCCGTTATTAGTCGGGAATTTGATGGCCATGTGATAAGTCGATGAGACTGCCTTCATGGTGACGTTGTAAATGGCCGGGTGGTCGACGACAGCGAAGTCGAAAATCTTTGTGACCTCTTTCGCAGCAACGAGCAGTTTGATCGATCCGAGAGTCACTGATGTCGTGCCCTCGGAACTGGTTAGCGGCTTGTGCGTTGGTACGACTTCTCCGAGCTTGACGTTCATCCTCTTGAGAGTATCGCGGAGATGAAATTGACCGTGCTACCTGTGTCGATGAGAACCCTTGCGATCTCGAGATCTATTATCCCGACATCTATTACGAGCGGATCGTAGTGGGGGTGGTAGATCCCACCGCCTTCTTCTTCATCGATAGTGATTGCTTCTTTCGGGAAGTCATTAGGCGCATTCCAATTTAGCAAATTCACGCTCGTCTCGGCCTTACGCTAGTAAGCCTTGATGGCAGAGATGGTGTCGCTGCAGTATTGCGATCCTCCGATGATCATATTGACTATGCGGCGACTATTGTCGTTGCCCTTCTCATCCTGCCT
Proteins encoded in this window:
- the LOC106338343 gene encoding glutathione S-transferase T3-like → MDPRNPDIPHQNFRYECTPSSVNFGEPDIPPFSSQQSQAPALSEDTPAGRRERKNWTPADDEVLISAWLNTSKDAVVGNDQKFGTFWKRVEAYYAASPHALEGRGGSSHNNCKQRWSKINDQTNKFCGAYAVAERQITSGQNDNDVLKVAHDIYYSDQKSKFTLEHAWCILRHEQKWLSLNSPKTTASGKRKTTESFSQASSTSVGDQEMRPKGIKTAKAIRNNGKGKGFEEYKMYV